The Magnetococcales bacterium genome includes the window CGCAATACGAATGATGCCATTTCAGTATTGCAGGTGGCGGAAGGTGCCCTGGATGAGACCACCAATGCCTTGCAACGCATGCGGGAACTGGCGGTCCAGGCTGCATCAGGGACCCTGACAACAACGGATCGCACCAGTTTGAATACGGAATTCACCCAGCTTCTTTCCGAGGTGGATCGGATTGGGAAAAATTCCAAATACAACAACTTGAACCTTCTGACAGGATCATTCACGGCCGTTGCCATCCAGGTTGGGGCGTACAGCGGACAGGTTTTGTCCGTGACCATTCAGAGTGCAACGGCCACGGGATTGTGTTCCACCATGGCCACCATTGCCGGTGATGGTTCGGCGGCCATGTCTGCCATCACGACGCTGGATAATGCCATCCTGAGTGTTTCCAGCATTCGCTCCACCATCGGTTCTTTGCAGAACCGGTTTGAGTCGGTCATATCGACCCTGCAAAACACGGTTGTGAATACAGAAGCCGCACGCTCACGAATCATGGATGCGGATGTGGCGACCGAGAGCGCCAATTTGACCCGGGCGTCCATTCTGCAACAGGCCGGGGCGGCCATCCTGGCCCAGGCCAATCAACAATCGCAACTGGCCCTGGCACTTGTGGCAGGTGCGCGATGATCGGCGGGTGGGGGCATATCCTGTTCACCCTGTTTGCCCCCACCCTGAATTTTATCGAACGTTCCCGAATGGAAAGATCAACCCGGTCTTTTTATATGGAATATGGAATTCAATCAGTATTTTGTAGGGTTGATATGAGACCTGCGC containing:
- a CDS encoding flagellin FliC translates to MSISLNTNLASLNAQHNLSKSSKFLSDTFEKLSSGLRVNRAADDASGIGIGTRMSAEIRGMNQAVRNTNDAISVLQVAEGALDETTNALQRMRELAVQAASGTLTTTDRTSLNTEFTQLLSEVDRIGKNSKYNNLNLLTGSFTAVAIQVGAYSGQVLSVTIQSATATGLCSTMATIAGDGSAAMSAITTLDNAILSVSSIRSTIGSLQNRFESVISTLQNTVVNTEAARSRIMDADVATESANLTRASILQQAGAAILAQANQQSQLALALVAGAR